A stretch of Nonomuraea africana DNA encodes these proteins:
- a CDS encoding ABC transporter permease, which produces MLRIVLWRLAFAVPLLLAVTAAMFALAANSPFDPVRQYLGDRAMVTSPEVVARIRAEWGLDRPLLEQYATWLGNLVSGELGDSHSFNRPVLDVIVERLPWTLLATGCAIVLMLAGSLIVGTLAAWRKGSALDRLITGGALANESAPVFWLALAAIYVFAVTLRWLPAGGLTDAGSTTLDPLDVAAHMVLPVTVLAISQSSWLVLYVRESVIATLREDFVIGARSRGLCERTVVVRHALRAALLPFLTLVGARVPELVTGAILVETVFSWPGVASATVQAALSVDFPLLAVLTLLGTLAVVAGNLLADLAYRVADPRTAS; this is translated from the coding sequence ATGCTGAGGATCGTGCTCTGGCGGCTGGCCTTCGCCGTGCCGCTGCTGCTGGCGGTCACCGCCGCGATGTTCGCGCTGGCCGCCAACTCCCCCTTCGACCCCGTCCGCCAGTACCTCGGCGACCGCGCGATGGTCACCTCCCCCGAGGTCGTCGCCAGGATCAGGGCCGAGTGGGGCCTCGACAGGCCGCTGCTCGAGCAGTACGCGACCTGGCTCGGCAACCTCGTCTCCGGCGAGCTCGGCGACTCGCACTCCTTCAACCGCCCCGTCCTCGACGTCATCGTCGAGCGGCTGCCGTGGACACTGCTCGCCACCGGCTGCGCGATCGTCCTCATGCTGGCCGGCAGCCTGATCGTGGGCACGCTGGCCGCCTGGCGCAAGGGCTCGGCCCTCGACCGGCTCATCACCGGCGGCGCGCTGGCCAACGAGTCCGCTCCGGTGTTCTGGCTGGCGCTCGCGGCGATCTACGTCTTCGCCGTGACCCTGCGATGGCTGCCCGCCGGAGGGCTGACCGACGCGGGCTCCACCACGCTCGACCCGCTGGACGTCGCCGCCCACATGGTGCTGCCCGTGACGGTCCTGGCGATCTCGCAGTCGTCCTGGCTCGTGCTGTACGTCAGGGAGTCGGTCATCGCCACCCTGCGCGAAGACTTCGTGATCGGCGCCAGGTCGCGCGGCCTGTGCGAGCGCACCGTGGTCGTCAGGCACGCGCTCAGGGCCGCGCTGCTGCCGTTCCTCACCCTGGTCGGCGCCAGGGTGCCTGAGCTGGTGACCGGCGCGATCCTGGTCGAGACCGTCTTCTCCTGGCCGGGCGTCGCCTCGGCGACCGTCCAGGCGGCGCTGTCGGTGGACTTCCCGCTGCTGGCCGTGCTCACCCTGCTCGGCACCCTCGCCGTCGTCGCCGGCAACCTGCTGGCCGACCTCGCCTACCGCGTCGCCGACCCACGGACCGCCTCATGA
- a CDS encoding ABC transporter permease: protein MRTAAFVLVALGLAVVLVPPLFQLDQQLVDLRAAGLPPSLAHPLGTDEVGRDVLLRCVYGLRVSVLVGLVAALVSMVIGGTLGLAAGSAGGLVDRLLMRVVDGFSSLPHLLLGIFIVAMFAPSPVAVVVSVGVTHWTSAARIVRSEVLSLRGRPFVEAAISGGASRSRVIYRHLLPHLVPHLLLAMVLMVPHAIWHETALSFLGLGLPPHLASLGNMINDGQRSLLAGNWWSSLAPGLFILAPTLAVSVLSQRWRDRLNPRMRSELAL, encoded by the coding sequence ATGAGAACCGCCGCCTTCGTCCTGGTCGCGCTCGGCCTCGCCGTCGTGCTGGTGCCGCCGCTCTTCCAGCTCGACCAGCAACTCGTCGACCTGCGCGCGGCCGGCCTGCCACCCTCTCTCGCCCACCCGCTCGGCACCGACGAGGTGGGCCGCGACGTGCTGCTGCGCTGCGTGTACGGCCTGCGCGTCTCCGTCCTCGTCGGCCTGGTCGCCGCGCTGGTGAGCATGGTCATCGGCGGCACGCTCGGCCTCGCCGCGGGCAGCGCGGGCGGCCTCGTCGACCGGCTGCTGATGCGCGTGGTCGACGGCTTCTCCTCGCTGCCGCACCTGCTGCTCGGCATCTTCATCGTGGCGATGTTCGCGCCCAGCCCCGTGGCCGTGGTCGTCTCGGTGGGCGTCACCCACTGGACCTCCGCCGCCCGCATCGTCCGCTCCGAGGTGCTGTCGCTGCGCGGGCGGCCCTTCGTGGAGGCCGCGATCTCGGGCGGCGCGAGCCGCTCCCGGGTGATCTACCGGCACCTGCTGCCGCACCTGGTGCCGCACCTGCTGCTGGCGATGGTACTGATGGTGCCGCACGCCATCTGGCACGAGACGGCGCTGAGCTTCCTCGGCCTCGGCCTGCCGCCGCACCTCGCCTCGCTCGGCAACATGATCAACGACGGGCAGCGCTCGCTGCTGGCCGGCAACTGGTGGTCCAGCCTCGCACCCGGCCTGTTCATCCTGGCGCCCACGCTGGCGGTGTCGGTGCTCTCTCAGCGCTGGCGCGACCGGCTCAACCCCCGGATGCGATCGGAGCTCGCGCTGTGA
- a CDS encoding ABC transporter substrate-binding protein translates to MLSRLWPAALVAVLALTACSAPSTAPAADDAFVIAISSEFETLDPVKGYAPDGGSMMFDGLMARSPDLTLKPALATAPPAIAADGLSAVFTLRQGVRFHDGRPLTAKDVVYTYTSVKGSPIGGDYEAIDTVTAKDDHTVEFRLKHAYAPLAQRTTLGIVPDGGFPANRPVGTGPYTFVSWTPGDKVVMAANKDYWGGAPAIGRVVVTFAADDNVRATRLAAGEFDATILPPKAAARFENQRGLKVYKVDSADYRGIMWPFKEKVTGDVAIRKAVSLAIDRQAMVDTILAGAGKPAYGPISPDTVWHDPSVTGRTDPEAAKKLLDEAGHKPGPDGVRASFTLMYPAGDSLRKELSLAVASDAKKIGIDVKLAGLDWDAIEPRMAKDALMMGYGSPYDPDYVNFELFHSRFAGQGFFNPGHYDNPKVDAALEKGRASTDAAVRRQAYQEFQRLVHADEAWTYLAFLKHVYVIRGDYQGVTPSVDAHEHATGGLFRDLHTWKPAV, encoded by the coding sequence ATGCTCTCCCGCCTGTGGCCGGCCGCGCTGGTCGCCGTCCTCGCTCTGACCGCCTGTTCCGCACCCTCCACCGCCCCCGCCGCGGACGACGCCTTCGTCATCGCGATCAGCTCGGAGTTCGAGACCCTGGACCCGGTCAAGGGCTACGCACCCGACGGCGGGTCGATGATGTTCGACGGCCTCATGGCCAGGAGCCCCGACCTGACGCTCAAGCCGGCCCTCGCCACCGCCCCGCCGGCGATCGCGGCCGACGGCCTGAGCGCCGTCTTCACCCTGCGCCAGGGCGTGCGCTTCCACGACGGCAGGCCGCTGACGGCCAAGGACGTCGTCTACACCTACACCTCGGTCAAGGGCTCGCCGATCGGCGGCGACTACGAGGCCATCGACACGGTCACCGCCAAGGACGACCACACGGTGGAGTTCAGGCTGAAGCATGCCTACGCGCCGCTGGCTCAGCGCACCACGCTAGGCATCGTCCCCGACGGCGGCTTCCCCGCCAACAGGCCGGTCGGCACCGGGCCCTACACCTTCGTCTCCTGGACGCCCGGCGACAAGGTGGTGATGGCGGCGAACAAGGACTACTGGGGCGGCGCCCCCGCGATCGGCAGGGTCGTGGTGACCTTCGCGGCCGACGACAACGTCAGGGCCACCCGTCTTGCGGCCGGTGAGTTCGACGCGACGATCCTGCCGCCCAAGGCCGCGGCCAGGTTCGAGAACCAGCGGGGCCTCAAGGTCTACAAGGTCGACAGCGCCGACTACCGCGGCATCATGTGGCCCTTCAAGGAGAAGGTCACCGGCGACGTGGCGATCCGCAAGGCCGTGAGCCTGGCCATCGACAGGCAGGCGATGGTCGACACGATCCTGGCGGGGGCGGGCAAGCCCGCCTACGGCCCGATCTCCCCCGACACCGTCTGGCACGACCCGTCGGTCACCGGCAGGACCGACCCGGAGGCGGCGAAGAAGCTGCTCGACGAAGCGGGACACAAGCCGGGCCCCGACGGCGTCAGGGCGAGCTTCACGCTGATGTATCCGGCCGGAGACTCGCTGCGCAAGGAGCTGTCCCTGGCCGTCGCCTCCGACGCCAAGAAGATCGGCATCGACGTGAAGCTGGCCGGACTCGACTGGGACGCGATCGAGCCGCGCATGGCCAAGGACGCGCTCATGATGGGTTACGGCAGCCCGTACGACCCCGACTACGTCAACTTCGAGCTGTTCCACTCCAGGTTCGCCGGGCAGGGCTTCTTCAACCCGGGCCACTACGACAATCCGAAGGTCGACGCCGCGCTGGAGAAGGGCAGGGCCAGCACCGACGCGGCCGTCCGCAGGCAGGCCTACCAGGAGTTCCAGCGGCTCGTCCACGCGGACGAGGCCTGGACCTACCTGGCCTTCCTCAAGCACGTGTACGTCATCCGCGGCGACTACCAGGGCGTCACTCCCTCGGTCGACGCACACGAGCACGCCACCGGCGGCCTCTTCCGCGACCTGCACACCTGGAAGCCCGCCGTCTGA
- a CDS encoding ABC transporter ATP-binding protein, with protein MLRARDITVGYGRRPVLTGVSLEVPAGRTVGLGGPSGCGKSTLARVLSLMLRPASGEVSIDGAVVSRWRQRAPRSLRTSVALLYQQPRTAVDPRMTLREIIAEPLVAAGRPAPAMVAALAGEVGLTGDLLTRRPHEVSDGQLQRACLARALTLEPRYLICDEMTTMLDASTQAHLVAVVLAYQARTGAGVLAISHDQVLLDRWADSTVSWTAQPAH; from the coding sequence ATGCTCAGGGCGCGTGACATCACCGTCGGGTACGGCAGGCGCCCCGTGCTGACGGGCGTCTCGCTGGAGGTGCCGGCGGGCCGTACCGTGGGGCTCGGCGGGCCCAGCGGCTGCGGGAAGTCGACGCTGGCCAGGGTGCTGTCGCTGATGCTGCGGCCCGCCTCGGGCGAGGTGTCGATCGACGGCGCCGTCGTGTCCCGGTGGCGGCAGCGCGCGCCCCGCTCCCTGAGAACCAGCGTGGCACTGCTCTACCAGCAGCCGAGGACGGCCGTCGATCCGCGCATGACACTACGGGAGATCATCGCCGAACCGCTCGTGGCGGCGGGCCGGCCCGCGCCCGCCATGGTCGCCGCGCTGGCGGGTGAGGTGGGACTGACCGGCGACCTGCTCACGCGGCGTCCGCACGAGGTGTCCGACGGGCAGTTGCAGCGGGCCTGCCTGGCCAGGGCGCTGACGCTGGAGCCGCGCTACCTGATCTGCGACGAGATGACCACGATGCTGGACGCGTCCACGCAGGCGCACCTGGTGGCGGTGGTTCTGGCGTACCAGGCGCGGACGGGGGCGGGCGTGCTGGCGATCAGCCACGACCAGGTCCTCCTGGACCGCTGGGCCGACTCCACCGTCTCCTGGACCGCCCAGCCCGCCCACTGA
- a CDS encoding class II aldolase/adducin family protein gives MSENLIFRLPPTFETVEEERRHRKERLTAALRIFGKFGFEEGVAGHITARDPELSDHFWVNPFGMSFKHIRVSDLILVNHEGKVVEGRYHVNEAAFAIHSQVHQARPEVVAAAHSHSVHGRALSALGQTIEPITQDACAFYQDNGLFDDYTGVVTDLEEGKRIAAALGSHKAVVLRNHGLLTVGSTVDAAAWWFITMERSAQVQLLAKAAGQVVPISHENAELTHQQIGNDLVGWINYQPLHDQIVREQPDLFE, from the coding sequence ATGTCCGAGAACCTGATCTTCCGGCTGCCCCCCACCTTCGAGACCGTGGAGGAGGAGCGGCGCCACCGTAAGGAACGGTTGACGGCCGCGCTTCGCATCTTCGGCAAGTTCGGGTTCGAGGAGGGCGTGGCGGGCCACATCACCGCGCGCGACCCCGAGCTCAGTGACCACTTCTGGGTCAACCCGTTCGGCATGTCCTTCAAGCACATCAGGGTCAGCGACCTCATCCTCGTCAACCACGAGGGCAAGGTGGTCGAGGGCCGCTACCACGTCAACGAGGCCGCGTTCGCGATCCACTCCCAGGTCCACCAGGCCAGGCCCGAGGTGGTCGCCGCGGCGCACAGCCACTCGGTGCACGGCAGGGCGCTGTCGGCACTCGGCCAGACCATCGAGCCGATCACCCAGGACGCCTGCGCCTTCTACCAGGACAACGGGCTGTTCGACGACTACACGGGCGTCGTGACCGATCTGGAGGAGGGCAAGAGGATCGCCGCAGCGCTCGGCTCGCACAAGGCGGTCGTGCTGCGCAACCACGGCCTGCTGACGGTCGGGAGCACCGTGGACGCGGCCGCGTGGTGGTTCATCACGATGGAGCGGTCGGCGCAGGTGCAGCTGCTGGCGAAGGCGGCGGGACAGGTGGTGCCGATCTCGCACGAGAACGCCGAGCTCACGCACCAGCAGATCGGCAACGACCTGGTCGGATGGATCAACTACCAGCCGTTGCACGACCAGATCGTCCGCGAACAGCCCGACCTGTTCGAGTGA
- a CDS encoding ABC transporter ATP-binding protein translates to MKLEVNGLTVSFSIPGATVRAVTDASFSVRQGECLALVGESGCGKSVLAHALLGLLPGNARVSGQAMLSSALSPELSPELDLLSASPAVLASRVRGREIGLIPQSPATHLTPVRTARAQLEEALEELGSTSSATELAERFGLAPRDLDRYPHELSGGMAQRVANAIALAGDPGLLIADEPTSGLDRPLVERTMAVLRELCEEGRAVLVITHDLRAAAQVADHLAVMYASRLVEVGPAAELLDRPRHPYAAGLLAAQPDREFVAIQGMPPELTALPEGCAFAPRCAHATGACAARPPMSAGVSCHHPLREAAHAQGA, encoded by the coding sequence GTGAAACTCGAGGTCAACGGGCTCACGGTGAGCTTCTCCATCCCCGGGGCCACCGTCCGCGCGGTCACCGACGCCTCCTTCTCGGTACGGCAGGGCGAGTGCCTGGCGCTGGTCGGCGAGTCCGGCTGCGGCAAGTCCGTCCTCGCCCACGCGTTGCTCGGCCTGCTGCCCGGCAACGCACGGGTGTCGGGGCAGGCGATGCTCTCCTCGGCGCTCTCCCCGGAGCTCTCCCCGGAGCTGGACCTGCTGTCGGCCTCGCCCGCCGTCCTCGCGAGCAGGGTGCGCGGTCGCGAGATCGGGCTGATCCCGCAGAGCCCCGCCACGCACCTCACCCCCGTCCGCACCGCGCGGGCGCAGCTGGAGGAGGCGCTCGAGGAGCTCGGGTCCACCAGCAGCGCGACGGAGCTGGCCGAGCGCTTCGGGCTGGCCCCCCGCGACCTGGACCGCTATCCGCACGAGCTGTCGGGCGGCATGGCCCAGCGGGTGGCCAACGCGATCGCGCTGGCCGGCGACCCCGGGCTGCTGATCGCCGACGAGCCGACCAGCGGCCTCGACCGGCCGCTGGTGGAGCGGACCATGGCGGTGCTGCGCGAGCTGTGCGAGGAGGGCAGGGCGGTGCTGGTCATCACCCACGACCTGCGCGCCGCGGCGCAGGTCGCCGACCACCTCGCCGTGATGTACGCCAGCCGCCTGGTCGAGGTCGGTCCCGCGGCAGAGCTCCTCGACCGGCCCCGCCACCCCTACGCGGCGGGACTCCTCGCCGCGCAACCCGACAGGGAGTTCGTGGCCATCCAGGGGATGCCGCCCGAGCTGACCGCGCTGCCCGAGGGCTGCGCGTTCGCGCCGCGCTGCGCACACGCCACGGGGGCGTGCGCGGCGCGGCCCCCCATGTCGGCAGGGGTGTCCTGTCATCATCCGCTCAGGGAGGCCGCCCATGCTCAGGGCGCGTGA